A section of the Malania oleifera isolate guangnan ecotype guangnan chromosome 2, ASM2987363v1, whole genome shotgun sequence genome encodes:
- the LOC131149379 gene encoding UBP1-associated protein 2A-like: protein MAKKRKLRSSEPEPSKGPESETQQQQLLPQEEAQEQVEQEQQQQLQEPDQIDFIPIQEDEPEKQEQDQSMVEDEPQGEQGVQEQADQEQNDDEEEEEEEEDDEGEQILNASNETVNAPNNAVSSDPAPPEANGEQNAAEEEDGGEEDLEDEPFDRLVEPFTKEQLVLLIREAVEKYPDFVENVRKLADADPAHRKIFVHGLGWDTTNETLTSVFAKYGPIEDCKAVCDKVSGKSKGYAFILFKHRSGARKALKQPQKKIGSRMTSCQLASAGPVPAPPPVAPPVSEYTQRKIFVSNVSADIDPRKLLEFFAKYGEIEEGPLGLDKQTGKPKGFALFVYRSVESSKKALEEPHKTFEGHTLHCQKAIDGPKQSKPFHHHHHNQYYQPHHPPRKEKGKYSSSGASGPGHLMAPSAPGQGFNPGVAAAAAAAQGLNPALGQALTALLATQGAGLGITNLLGGLGGAVNQNAPPVAGHGMQGGYGNQAGASYGTQPGMQGGYQNPQMGQANVGRPPQGGPPYMGH, encoded by the coding sequence ATGGCGAAGAAGCGAAAGCTCAGATCTTCTGAACCCGAACCATCAAAAGGCCCCGAATCAGAAACCCAACAGCAGCAACTGCTACCACAAGAAGAAGCTCAAGAACAAGTAGAGCAAGAACAACAGCAGCAGCTTCAGGAACCAGACCAGATCGACTTCATACCAATCCAGGAAGATGAGCCAGAGAAACAGGAACAAGACCAGAGCATGGTCGAAGATGAACCCCAAGGAGAGCAAGGAGTCCAGGAGCAAGCAGACCAAGAACAAAacgatgatgaagaagaagaagaagaggaagaggatgaCGAAGGCGAACAAATCCTAAACGCATCTAACGAAACAGTAAACGCGCCCAACAACGCTGTTTCGTCCGATCCCGCCCCACCCGAAGCTAACGGAGAGCAAAACGCGGCAGAGGAAGAAGACGGTGGTGAGGAAGATTTAGAGGACGAGCCTTTTGATAGGCTTGTCGAGCCCTTCACTAAGGAGCAGCTTGTCCTTCTCATCCGAGAAGCTGTTGAGAAGTACCCTGATTTTGTCGAGAATGTCCGCAAACTTGCTGACGCCGATCCAGCTCACCGCAAGATCTTTGTGCACGGTCTTGGTTGGGACACCACGAATGAAACCCTAACCAGTGTGTTCGCCAAATATGGTCCCATCGAGGACTGTAAGGCAGTGTGCGATAAGGTGTCGGGCAAATCTAAGGGCTATGCTTTTATTCTGTTCAAGCACCGGAGTGGAGCCCGTAAAGCTTTGAAGCAGCCGCAGAAGAAGATTGGGAGTCGGATGACTTCATGTCAATTGGCATCTGCAGGACCTGTACCTGCCCCGCCCCCTGTTGCACCGCCCGTGTCAGAGTACACACAGAGGAAGATTTTTGTGAGCAACGTGTCAGCTGATATCGATCCGAGGAAACTACTTGAGTTCTTTGCTAAATATGGGGAGATTGAGGAGGGCCCGCTGGGGCTTGACAAGCAGACTGGGAAGCCGAAGGGATTTGCACTTTTTGTGTACAGGTCGGTCGAGAGTTCAAAGAAGGCACTTGAAGAGCCACACAAGACCTTCGAAGGACATACACTGCATTGTCAGAAGGCCATCGATGGCCCAAAGCAGAGCAAACcttttcatcatcatcatcataatcaGTATTATCAGCCACATCATCCTCCGAGGAAGGAGAAGGGTAAGTATTCATCATCAGGCGCGTCTGGACCAGGGCATTTGATGGCTCCCTCAGCTCCTGGGCAGGGGTTCAATCCAGGAGTTGCAGCAGCGGCTGCAGCTGCACAGGGCCTGAACCCAGCTCTTGGACAGGCCTTGACCGCACTGCTTGCAACTCAGGGAGCTGGGTTGGGAATCACAAATTTGCTTGGAGGTCTTGGTGGGGCAGTGAACCAGAATGCACCTCCGGTGGCTGGACATGGAATGCAGGGTGGGTACGGAAATCAAGCTGGCGCAAGCTATGGAACCCAGCCTGGAATGCAGGGTGGGTACCAGAACCCCCAAATGGGGCAAGCTAATGTTGGCAGGCCTCCGCAGGGCGGACCGCCTTACATGGGTCACTAG